From Pseudomonas sp. FP2335, the proteins below share one genomic window:
- a CDS encoding Gfo/Idh/MocA family protein has product MRIGLVGYGHGGRFFHAPLIATLPGATFVGVVTRSPERRQQLASDHPGLKAFDSIGQIVEAGVDTLVISTTLKGRPALVLEAIEHGLTVVSDKPFAANTEQAQALITAAERHGVKLSVYQNRRWDSDYLTLRKLIDAGALGTITRFESRVERYAPHAVGNASGGGWLRDLGSHLVDQALQLFGPVDRVFAQLQFSHEHPTVDHGFFVSLTHANGVISHLWGSALQNSQAPRFRVSGTLGCYTVEGLDGQEEALLAGKSPKTEGEHWGAEEHRRWGWFEQGEERERVPAEKGCWTQFYRQLQRAVDSQEALPVDVYDALETTRILDAARLSAGRQQVVSTKIE; this is encoded by the coding sequence ATGCGAATCGGACTAGTCGGCTACGGCCACGGAGGGCGCTTTTTTCATGCGCCGCTGATTGCAACCTTGCCCGGCGCCACGTTTGTCGGCGTCGTCACACGCTCCCCCGAGCGCCGCCAGCAGTTGGCGAGTGATCATCCCGGCCTCAAGGCGTTTGACTCCATCGGCCAGATTGTCGAAGCCGGCGTCGACACCCTGGTCATCTCCACCACCCTCAAGGGCCGCCCGGCGCTGGTGCTGGAAGCCATCGAGCACGGGCTGACGGTGGTCAGCGACAAACCCTTCGCCGCCAACACCGAACAGGCCCAGGCGCTGATCACCGCCGCCGAGCGCCATGGGGTGAAGCTCAGCGTTTATCAGAACCGACGCTGGGACTCGGACTACCTGACCCTGCGCAAACTGATCGACGCCGGTGCCCTGGGCACCATTACCCGCTTTGAATCCCGCGTGGAGCGCTACGCCCCCCACGCCGTCGGCAATGCCAGCGGCGGCGGTTGGTTGCGTGACCTTGGCAGCCATCTGGTGGACCAGGCGCTGCAACTGTTCGGCCCGGTGGACCGGGTGTTTGCGCAATTGCAGTTCAGCCACGAACACCCGACCGTCGATCACGGCTTCTTTGTGTCCCTGACCCATGCCAACGGGGTGATTTCCCATTTGTGGGGCAGTGCCCTGCAAAACAGCCAGGCCCCGCGTTTTCGCGTGAGTGGCACCCTCGGTTGCTACACCGTCGAAGGGCTGGACGGCCAGGAGGAGGCGCTGTTGGCCGGCAAATCGCCGAAGACCGAAGGCGAGCACTGGGGCGCCGAAGAACATCGGCGCTGGGGCTGGTTCGAACAAGGCGAGGAGCGCGAGCGGGTGCCAGCGGAGAAGGGCTGCTGGACGCAGTTCTATCGCCAGTTGCAACGTGCCGTGGACAGCCAGGAAGCACTGCCGGTGGACGTCTATGACGCGCTGGAAACCACCCGTATATTGGACGCCGCACGCCTTAGCGCGGGGCGTCAGCAGGTGGTTTCAACAAAAATAGAATAA